TTTCCCTTTCTTCCGGTGTTATCAAAAATTTCAACATTTTTTACATTTTCTTTAGATTTTATATAAAGAATATCTGATACAGGATTTGGATATACTGAAATGCTATTTTTATTCACAGCAATATCTGCTGAAGATAACACGGCCTCAGTATGAATTTTAAGATTATCAATATAAGCAATTCCATCAGCATTATCATGCACGAAACGCAACTGATCTATATTTATTAATTCCGGAGCTGTAGCTGTATGAATAAGAATTCCGTTCAGATAATACTTGATATCTGCTGCTGTACCCATTACGGTGAGCTTATACCAAAGATTGGGTGACCAAACCGTAGCTGTTGGTTCCATGACAGGGATTCCTGAAACCATTTTCAGTACTTTAATGACTCCTGTATTATCAAAGTCCAGTCTCACAGTATATTTTTCTTCAGCACTGCTTACTCCCTGAAAGCTGAAAATAGATCCATTAAGCTGAGACATATTGATGTCAAAAGAAACAGTAAAGTTATTATAGGCAAGCGGTACAGAAAGATTGTCAAATGCTCCTATTATCGGAACTGACTGGGTACCGTAGGTATTTTCTTTTACAATTTTCAATGAATTATTGCCATCTGATGCAGCATCGGCTGTAATAATCTGATTAAGTACATTGGGCGGTATATCACCTGTCGGAGTGCTGATCCATGTTCCTTGCCCGTGAATATTTCCTGTAATGAATCCCGCTGAGTTTTCAAAGGAAATGGTCTGCTGTGCGAAAGAAACTGCTGATAACAAGCAGAGTGCAATTGAGTAGATTTTTTTCATGTCTTATTTTTTAGATTGAACTAAAAATAGACACTTAGATTAATAAAAAAAATATCATTTGATAGGGATATTAACATAAAAAAAGAATAAAGCGCTCCGATATCGAAACGCTTTACCTTTATGGGATAATATTCTTTTAAAAGAATAACTATTTTGAATAATTTTCAAAAAACAACGGGATACTTTCAATTCCTTTGTAGAAGTTGAAAAGACCGTAATGTTCATTCGGAGAGTGAATTGCATCTGAATCCAGACCAAAGCCCATTAAAACAGATTTAGCGCCTAAAACTTTCTCAAACATTGAAGTAATAGGAATACTTCCACCGCTCCTGTATGGCAACACTTCTTTACCGAATGCCGTTTCCATAGCCTGTTTGGCTGCTAGGAACTCTTTGGTATCACTTGGCAGAACATAAGGCATCCCTCCGTGATGAGGAGTAACTTTT
The Chryseobacterium sp. W4I1 DNA segment above includes these coding regions:
- a CDS encoding T9SS type A sorting domain-containing protein → MKKIYSIALCLLSAVSFAQQTISFENSAGFITGNIHGQGTWISTPTGDIPPNVLNQIITADAASDGNNSLKIVKENTYGTQSVPIIGAFDNLSVPLAYNNFTVSFDINMSQLNGSIFSFQGVSSAEEKYTVRLDFDNTGVIKVLKMVSGIPVMEPTATVWSPNLWYKLTVMGTAADIKYYLNGILIHTATAPELINIDQLRFVHDNADGIAYIDNLKIHTEAVLSSADIAVNKNSISVYPNPVSDILYIKSKENVKNVEIFDNTGRKGNVFLDKDKMNVKSLVPGVYIINIETNQGKTTQKLIKK